The DNA region ACTCTGCTATctaaacaacaacaaacaacaaaatacccagtgaaatcccacaaagtggggtatGGAGAGGGTAGAGCGTACGCataccttacccctatcttgagaggtagagaggctgtttcagTAGATCCTCAGCACAATAACAAGCAATTCAAAACAGTATAAAAAGTCATGCCAAAATACTATAAAAATGATAAAGCTTACTGGATAAAAAAAAGGAGTTGTAACTACCACgaaataatacgataatcgaAGTGCGGGAAACGACAGATAGTAGCAGAAATCGAAggaaaagaaactaaaaaaataatagtacgactatgagtatgaaaggataGGTAGGACAACACTCAACCACTCTACTATGTATAACAACAAATATTTAAGGAAAGTAAAGACATAGAGAAGCCAAAAGGGATAGACAAACACCTCTTACGGTTGCGTTTAGCAGCATCACGTGTCCTGCGTTTCTTCTCATCTTGGGAGTTCTCGAAATATCTCCTACGCTTGCATTCCTGTATTACTCCAGCTCTCATCACTTCCCTCCGAAAGCGTCCGATAAGCCTCTCTTCGTGCTCATTATCATCCACAATGACTTGAACATTGTAAGCTGATCTGAAGAAAAGGGTGTTTGCGTTAGCAAGTGATGGGTAAACTACGGAAGTAACATCAGAATCTGAAGATGATACTTGTAAAGGGGAAAAACCATCCTGGTTGGGTTTTGAAGAAGACGAGACTGAGAATTGAAGGAAGGGAATTTTGGGGGTTGGTGGTGGTTTGGAGGGtgtgaagaaggagaagagatTGGCTATGGATGAGACTGCCATTTCTGAATTGGAATGGCTCACAGCCAGCCTTTCCCTTTTGGATAGAAATTCAAAAACAGGAGAAATTGaaaagacaatttttttcaattttaactaAAATGGGTCCAAAGTTAAATCTTTTTTTGGTTTCGTGATCGGCTTGGACTCTTACCCATTACGGGGATAAAATactgggcaatttgcaggattcgTCTTCGCTGAGGGcggcggtctttaatttttggcccacAAATTTGGTAGTCTCTAATTTTTGGCCTTGCTAAAATTTGCAACGATCAATTTGAATTtacattaaaaattaaaaaaaaatcccaaagcaaagtttcaaactctaccttaagataAGAGTTTTGAAttgcgaatccaaacctctgccttgcgaaatttctTCTTTCCAAAACCTCGAGGTATTAGGAGAACCACCAAtgtgagggacaaaaattaaagaccaccaatttgagggacaaaaattaaagaccaagccTGTTAGaactttttattaataaatgcaaaatttaaagaaattgtGGCGAATTTTCAAATAGTTGTCGTAAAAGTCATTGGGCAATTGGCAGAATTgccctttttttggggtggtctttaaattttacccctcatatttgaaatatttaaattttacccttcggctaaaactcatgggtttcaggttcgaacccccactcaataaaaaatttaaacaaaattcACAAGGTAGaatttaaatttcgctatgcccccaccggcatacacttgttaagaaattaccaaagttatgtcggacccggcatacttataccttatgggcagacttgacATAAGTATGCCCGGTCCGGCATAAcgttggtaattccttcacaagtttatgccgggtccggcatacttatgggcaaacttttagttaagccttaactaaaagtcttttcgTAGTTATCTTTATAGGTACGGAACTTTTAGTtaaaggcataactaaaagtatgccccgtAACTATAACTTTTCCAAAACAGACTTTGTCTAATAAggcaaatttttagttatgccttaaggaaaagatccgtcttatggggcatacttttagttatgccttattgGGCATATTTTTAGTTGTgtcttaattaaaagtctgcccgataaggcataactaggaaaagacttttagttaaggcttaactaaaagtttgcctaaGTATGCCGGACTCGGCATACTTATGCTAAGTCTGCCCATAAGACATGAATATGCCGGTtccgacataactttggtaattccttaacaagtgtatgccggatccggcatacacgtgacccaaaccttgccgtgcaattttttttttttaatttatgcttgaacGGGAGTTAGGACCCGTAACCTCAGGATTTGCGTGAACGCTCGGGGTtgcaacgcgaagggcaaaaattaaagaccgacgatatgaggggcataatttaaagaccatgaaatatgagggcaaaatttaaagaccaccccaaaacaGGGCAATCGCGCAAAAAatgaacatttttttgcgcgatACCTTACTAacagggtggtctttaaatttacctttatctttgaaaatcttaaaatttgcccttcggccCTAACACCATGGGATTCCGTATTCGAACCCGCGCgcgatcaaaattttaaaaaaaaattcacaaggcgagtttaaatttcgctatctttggaccggcatacttttgttaaggaattaccaaagttatacggaccgctTGCTTATGCCTTGTGGGCGGACTTAGCATCGTATGCGGGTCCGTATCAACACGATAATTCGCCCCACAAAGTTATGTCGGGTACgtataaaagtttgcccattaaaagtatgcccccgcgtaactttgtgaaggaattatcaaagttatgcggaccagATACTTATGTCAAGTCGCCTAAAAAGGCATAAGTATTCAAGAAAAGTCGATTCTTCGCATAATTTTTAACTACGTATCCTAATTAAAATAAACAGAATCCAAACTTAACAATATTAACATACGCACGATTGACAACCTCATCATAATTGCATTTGCACCAAGACATCATGCCATTTCCACCCAAAGACAAGAGCATGTTTATTCCCCGTCAAGAAGTAAATCTTAGATAAAGCAAAGACAATAATTCGGTGTAAGTAAGCTAGCTATAGATGGTCAGTCAAGCACCTGAATGCTATCCACAATGTTAGAAACTTTAGGTCCTCCACGTGATGCACCTAGCAAGCTTCCACAAGaatgatgaatattttgaatcaCTTTCTGGGATAACGGGTAACAAAACATGCTATGACTTATCactcaaatatttatttctGTTAGGACCCaacataactttgataattccttcacaaagttacgcggtggggcatacttttaaggtaaaactttttatgccggatcaagataactttgtgaaggaattatcaaagttatctgggaccgcatacttatgccaagtccgcccacaaggcataagtatcttgggTCCAAGATAACTTtcgtaattccttcacaaggtATCTTGTTggcggcatagcgaaatttaaagctgcttgcgaatttttttaaaattttgaccggCGCgtggttcgaacccggaacctatgggtgttagccaagggcaaaatttaaacatttcaaatatgagggacaaaatttaaagaccaccccaaaagaagggcaattctgcgaattgcccaaaaATGAATGTGATTACCAACTAAGATTCGATTGGGGTGAAACTGAAAGCCCAAACTAAATAATACACTTCTAACGtcatttgaaaaaattgaaacacTTCCAACGCATGGAACACAGAACCAAGAATATGATCATCATTACACATACTAAGAAGTTGTCAGAAGGTATAGAAACACATTTATACAAT from Lycium ferocissimum isolate CSIRO_LF1 chromosome 2, AGI_CSIRO_Lferr_CH_V1, whole genome shotgun sequence includes:
- the LOC132047313 gene encoding small ribosomal subunit protein bS21c isoform X3; translation: MAVSSIANLFSFFTPSKPPPTPKIPFLQFSVSSSSKPNQDGFSPLQVSSSDSDVTSVVYPSLANANTLFFRSAYNVQVIVDDNEHEERLIGRFRREVMRAGVIQECKRRRYFENSQDEKKRRTRDAAKRNRKRRGPPPSRSFGQDKQETTKSKRDDDDEDNWELPDGGIPN
- the LOC132047313 gene encoding small ribosomal subunit protein bS21c isoform X1, whose translation is MAVSSIANLFSFFTPSKPPPTPKIPFLQFSVSSSSKPNQDGFSPLQVSSSDSDVTSVVYPSLANANTLFFRSAYNVQVIVDDNEHEERLIGRFRREVMRAGVIQECKRRRYFENSQDEKKRRTRDAAKRNHVAHHHQEVSDRISKRQPRARGTMMMKITGNFLMEVSPIEINFQIFFRFGSW
- the LOC132047313 gene encoding small ribosomal subunit protein bS21c isoform X2 gives rise to the protein MAVSSIANLFSFFTPSKPPPTPKIPFLQFSVSSSSKPNQDGFSPLQVSSSDSDVTSVVYPSLANANTLFFRSAYNVQVIVDDNEHEERLIGRFRREVMRAGVIQECKRRRYFENSQDEKKRRTRDAAKRNHVAHHHQEVSDRISKRQPRARGTMMMKITGNFLMEVSPIEINFQIFFRFGSW